From Apis cerana isolate GH-2021 linkage group LG10, AcerK_1.0, whole genome shotgun sequence, one genomic window encodes:
- the LOC107999536 gene encoding uncharacterized protein LOC107999536, with protein MNGYQMFSIHNLAKIAFCGSIFVTVTGYTLNYFIDKRIRKTLTYRNVLEILYNHKKTIEHLGQPIKEGKLKADPNNEYNDIKKFTLYMKGIKTAGKLNCEYQVDESGTKIKKVEIEFNDVPDKIFVIHEIE; from the exons ATGAATGGATATCAG ATGTTTTCGATACATAATTTAGCAAAAATTGCTTTTTGCGGAAGTATTTTTGTAACAGTTACAGgatatactttaaattattttattgataaaagaattcgaaaaacATTAACATATAGAAACGTACTggaaatactttataatcaTAAGAAGACTATTGAACATTTGGGACAACcgataaaagaaggaaaattaaaagctGATcctaataatgaatataatgatattaagaaattcaCTCTTTATATGAAAGGAATTAAAACTgcaggaaaattaaattgtgagTATCAAGTAGATGAAAGTGGaaccaaaataaaaaaagtagaaattgaatttaatgatGTTCCTGATAAAATCTTTGTGATtcatgaaattgaataa
- the LOC107999552 gene encoding arylalkylamine N-acetyltransferase 1 isoform X1 produces the protein METALSTNMDNSALIDVGKSQTNFAKKMPKMVKYTLADSANDERIGMDYHIQIITKDDKLRILKFLRRFFFRDEPLNHSIELIPESEDSTCLELEEYCSMSSLENNLSLMAVSTNGAIIGVILNGKMDPPKDEEPEYITTCENAKFKKILRLLNYVDRNVNRDGKFRGLNILEIRIISVDSNWRGKGVAKALVEKTLEIGKEKGLHICRVDCSSYFSGKLCARLGFEQIYELNYADYVDEDGNPIFSPAFPHTAIVTYIKKL, from the exons ATGGAAACCGCGTTGTCTACGAATATGGATAATTCTGCTCTTATCGATGTTGGCAAGAGTCAGACCAACTTCGCAAAAAAAATGCCGAAAATGGTCAAGTACACG CTTGCGGATTCAGCGAACGACGAAAGAATTGGTATGGATtatcatattcaaataatcacCAAAGATGATAAGCTTAGAATACTTAAATTTCTCAGAAGGTTCTTCTTCAGAGATGAACCGCTTAATCATTCGATTGAGTTAATACCAGAAAGCGAGGATAGCACTTGTCTCGAATTGGAAGAATATTGTAGCATGTCTTCCCTTGAAAATAATCTCAGTCTTATGGCAGTCTCGACGAACGGTGCTATAATAGGTGTTATATTAAATG gAAAGATGGATCCTCCGAAAGATGAAGAACCAGAATATATAACTACATGTGAAAacgcaaaattcaaaaaaattctaagattattaaattacgtaGATCGAAATGTAAATCGCGATGGAAAATTTCggggattaaatattttagaaatcagAATAATCTCTGTAGATTCAAACTGGCGCGGTAAAGGGGTTGCCAAAGCGCTTGTAGAAAAAACACT tgaaattggaaaagaaaaaggcttGCATATTTGTCGTGTGGACTGCTCATCCTATTTTTCCGGAAAACTTTGCGCGCGACTTGGTTTTGAACAAATATATGAACTTAATTATGCAGATTATGTAGATGAAGATGGTAATCCTATATTTTCTCCAGCATTTCCACATACAGCAATTGTTACGTACATTAAGAAATTGTGA
- the LOC107999540 gene encoding fasciculation and elongation protein zeta-2, with amino-acid sequence MRDMAGKIAELKFEAPLARFEEEDTASLKNMNLLTEQLLDTSLNTTYGENCNANEPATTRENGTDILQEGTFSPFSGSLEDLVNTFDEKITSCFRDYGTNVESLAPVQVRTQEEIMNECQMWWTITGTFGNILPIDWSKSYARKMHMPALNLNEAPVSQERPELEDLSSEDEAVATDLDMHALILSSSTDTHSPEEPLKTAEEVLREIDDIMQESPSMERSPDSDGSLLDSDEALERSREVLGSPLHEKKLKHLTSSQLNELLGEMESLVGALSETLIAELALRDELEYEKELKNQFISLLLAVQNRRRQHHVTKKRNQMQNGTSPLLQHRSLQESKYLTTVIPYHTDSGPPDNQALQVLIKILKAISEDSPTVPTLLTDYILKVLCPT; translated from the exons ATGAGGGACATGGCGGGCAAGATCGCCGAGTTGAAGTTCGAGGCACCCCTCGCACGATTCGAGGAGGAAGACACGGCCAGCTTGAAGAATATGAATTTACTGACAG AACAATTGCTGGATACAAGTTTAAACACGACTTATGGAGAAAATTGTAACGCAAATGAGCCAGCGACTACGCGTGAAAATGGCACTGATATTTTGCAAGAGGGGACATTCAGCCCTTTCAGTGGCAGTCTCGAGGACCTCGTTAACACCTTCGATGAGAAGATAACATCCTGCTTCCGCGATTACGGCACGAACGTTGAATCCCTAGCACCCGTGCAAGTACGAACGcaagaagaaattatgaaCGAATGTCA aatgtgGTGGACGATTACCGGTACGTTTGGTAACATATTACCAATCGATTGGAGTAAATCGTATGCTAGAAAAATGCACATGCCTGCGCTTAATTTGAACGAAGCTCCGGTTTCACAGGAAAG ACCTGAACTAGAGGATTTAAGTAGCGAAGATGAGGCTGTTGCAACTGATTTGGACATGCATGCTTTGATCTTGTCCAGTAGCACCGATACCCATAGTCCAGAGGAACCGTTGAAAACTGCCGAAGAAGTACTCCGTGAAATAGATGATATAATGCag GAAAGTCCATCCATGGAAAGATCACCAGATTCTGATGGATCTTTATTAGATAGCGACGAAGCGTTGGAGAGAAGCAGAGAAGTTTTAGGCTCTCCACTGcatgaaaaaa AGTTAAAACATCTTACCTCCAGCCAGCTTAATGAGTTACTTGGAGAAATGGAATCCTTGGTGGGAGCGCTTAGTGAAACTCTCATTGCAGAACTTGCTTTACGTGATGAActtgaatatgaaaaagaattaaaaaatcaatttatttcattgttgTTAGCAGTACAAAATCGACGGAGACAGCATCatgttacaaaaaaaagaaatcaaatgcAAAATGGTACTAGTCCTTTATTACAACATAGATCACTTCAAGAATCTAAG TATTTAACTACCGTAATTCCTTACCATACAGACAGTGGTCCACCAGACAATCAAGCATTACAAGTTCTCATAAAAA TATTAAAAGCAATTAGTGAAGACAGTCCAACAGTACCTACTTTGTTAAcagattatatattgaaag ttttatgcCCTACTTAG
- the LOC107999533 gene encoding fumarate hydratase, mitochondrial isoform X2: MESDGEFRIERDTFGEVKVPVNKYYGAQTVRSMQNFPIGDTFERMPYGVIVAYGILKKAAAETNKELGMDAKVADAISQAADDVICGDLYNEHFPLVIWQTGSGTQTNMNVNEVISNRAIELLGGKLGSKTPVHPNDHVNKSQSTNDSFPTVMQIALALEINRVLLPGLEKLHNALNEKVNAWKHIIKIGRTHTQDAVPLTLGQEFSGYAQQICNGIQRVKDTLPRLYQLALGGTAVGTGLNAPKGFAEKAISKIADITGLPFVPVANKFEALASRDTIVETHGAFNTVAVSLMKIANDIRFLGSGPRCGLGELSLPENEPGSSIMPGKVNPTQCEALSMVCCQVMGNHTAITVAGSNGHFELNVFIPVMISNALRSARLLGDASASFTKNCIVGLKANEERIKKLLNESLMLVTALNPHIGYDKSAKIAKQAHAENITLKESAQKNGISPEQFDEWVKPEEMIGPK; the protein is encoded by the exons atg gaATCAGATGGTGAATTTCGAATTGAGAGGGATACTTTTGGTGAAGTGAAAGTGcctgttaataaatattatggagCTCAAACAGTGCGATCAAtgcaaaattttccaataggTGATACCTTTGAACGTATGCct TATGGTGTTATTGTTGCATatggtatattaaaaaaagctgcagctgaaacaaataaagaaCTTGGAATGGATGCTAAAGTAGCAGATGCTATTAGTCAAGCTGCAGATGATGTTATATGTGGAGATCTTTATAATGAACATTTTCCATTAGTAATTTGGCAAACGGGCTCtg GAACTCAAACTAATATGAATGTTAATgag gtaATTTCAAATCGTGCGATTGAATTACTTGGTGGTAAATTGGGATCAAAAACACCTGTCCATCCAAATGATCatgtaaataaatctcaaagtACTAATGATTCATTTCCAACTGTTATGCAAATAGCACTTgctttagaaattaatagagTTCTTCTTCCTGGTTtggaaaaattacataatgcattaaatgaaaaagttaatGCATggaaacatattataaaaattggtagAACTCATACTCAAGATGCTGTGCCTCTAACATTAGGACAAGAGTTTTCAg gttATGCACAACAAATTTGTAATGGCATTCAAAGAGTGAAAGATACTCTTCCAAGATTATATCAATTAGCACTTGGTGGTACTGCAGTAGGAACAGGATTAAACGCACCCAAAGGTTTTGCAGAGAaagcaatttcaaaaattgcagATATTACTGGTTTACCATTTGTACCTGTTGCTAATAAGTTTGAAGCTTTAGCATCTAGAGATACTATAGTGGAAACACATGGAGCATTTAATACAGTAGCAGTTTCACTTATGAAA atagcTAATGATATTCGATTTTTGGGAAGTGGACCTCGCTGTGGTTTAGGAGAATTATCTCTTCCTGAAAATGAACCAGGAAGTTCAATTATGCCTGGTAAAGTTAATCCGACGCAATGTGAAGCATTGTCTATGGTTTGTTGTCAAGTAATGGGTAATCATACTGCTATCACTGTTGCTGGAAGCAATGGTCATTTTGAATTGAATGTATTTATACCTGTAATGATTTCAAATGCTTTAAGATCTGCGAGATTATTAGGTGATGCCTCTGCATCATTTACAAAGAATTGTATTGTTGGTCTTAAAGCAAATGAAGAACGTATTAAAAAACTCTTAAATGAGAGTTTAATGCTTGTCACTGCTTTAAATCCACACATTGGTTATGATAAG TCTGCTAAAATTGCAAAGCAAGCTCATGCAGAAAATATCACATTAAAAGAATCAGCACAGAAAAATGGTATAAGTCCAGAACAATTTGATGAATGGGTGAAACCTGAAGAAATGATTGGTCCtaaataa
- the LOC107999533 gene encoding fumarate hydratase, mitochondrial isoform X1, giving the protein MMLNLLKCLSNNHGLLELKKSSSFLTLRLSLNTSVVSKAKKKESDGEFRIERDTFGEVKVPVNKYYGAQTVRSMQNFPIGDTFERMPYGVIVAYGILKKAAAETNKELGMDAKVADAISQAADDVICGDLYNEHFPLVIWQTGSGTQTNMNVNEVISNRAIELLGGKLGSKTPVHPNDHVNKSQSTNDSFPTVMQIALALEINRVLLPGLEKLHNALNEKVNAWKHIIKIGRTHTQDAVPLTLGQEFSGYAQQICNGIQRVKDTLPRLYQLALGGTAVGTGLNAPKGFAEKAISKIADITGLPFVPVANKFEALASRDTIVETHGAFNTVAVSLMKIANDIRFLGSGPRCGLGELSLPENEPGSSIMPGKVNPTQCEALSMVCCQVMGNHTAITVAGSNGHFELNVFIPVMISNALRSARLLGDASASFTKNCIVGLKANEERIKKLLNESLMLVTALNPHIGYDKSAKIAKQAHAENITLKESAQKNGISPEQFDEWVKPEEMIGPK; this is encoded by the exons atgatgttaaatctcttaaaatgtttatcaaaCAATCAtggattattagaattaaagaaatcatcgtcatttttaacattaaggCTGTCATTGAATACATCAGTAGTTTCTAAAGCCAAGAAAAAG gaATCAGATGGTGAATTTCGAATTGAGAGGGATACTTTTGGTGAAGTGAAAGTGcctgttaataaatattatggagCTCAAACAGTGCGATCAAtgcaaaattttccaataggTGATACCTTTGAACGTATGCct TATGGTGTTATTGTTGCATatggtatattaaaaaaagctgcagctgaaacaaataaagaaCTTGGAATGGATGCTAAAGTAGCAGATGCTATTAGTCAAGCTGCAGATGATGTTATATGTGGAGATCTTTATAATGAACATTTTCCATTAGTAATTTGGCAAACGGGCTCtg GAACTCAAACTAATATGAATGTTAATgag gtaATTTCAAATCGTGCGATTGAATTACTTGGTGGTAAATTGGGATCAAAAACACCTGTCCATCCAAATGATCatgtaaataaatctcaaagtACTAATGATTCATTTCCAACTGTTATGCAAATAGCACTTgctttagaaattaatagagTTCTTCTTCCTGGTTtggaaaaattacataatgcattaaatgaaaaagttaatGCATggaaacatattataaaaattggtagAACTCATACTCAAGATGCTGTGCCTCTAACATTAGGACAAGAGTTTTCAg gttATGCACAACAAATTTGTAATGGCATTCAAAGAGTGAAAGATACTCTTCCAAGATTATATCAATTAGCACTTGGTGGTACTGCAGTAGGAACAGGATTAAACGCACCCAAAGGTTTTGCAGAGAaagcaatttcaaaaattgcagATATTACTGGTTTACCATTTGTACCTGTTGCTAATAAGTTTGAAGCTTTAGCATCTAGAGATACTATAGTGGAAACACATGGAGCATTTAATACAGTAGCAGTTTCACTTATGAAA atagcTAATGATATTCGATTTTTGGGAAGTGGACCTCGCTGTGGTTTAGGAGAATTATCTCTTCCTGAAAATGAACCAGGAAGTTCAATTATGCCTGGTAAAGTTAATCCGACGCAATGTGAAGCATTGTCTATGGTTTGTTGTCAAGTAATGGGTAATCATACTGCTATCACTGTTGCTGGAAGCAATGGTCATTTTGAATTGAATGTATTTATACCTGTAATGATTTCAAATGCTTTAAGATCTGCGAGATTATTAGGTGATGCCTCTGCATCATTTACAAAGAATTGTATTGTTGGTCTTAAAGCAAATGAAGAACGTATTAAAAAACTCTTAAATGAGAGTTTAATGCTTGTCACTGCTTTAAATCCACACATTGGTTATGATAAG TCTGCTAAAATTGCAAAGCAAGCTCATGCAGAAAATATCACATTAAAAGAATCAGCACAGAAAAATGGTATAAGTCCAGAACAATTTGATGAATGGGTGAAACCTGAAGAAATGATTGGTCCtaaataa
- the LOC107999552 gene encoding arylalkylamine N-acetyltransferase 1 isoform X2 encodes MDYHIQIITKDDKLRILKFLRRFFFRDEPLNHSIELIPESEDSTCLELEEYCSMSSLENNLSLMAVSTNGAIIGVILNGKMDPPKDEEPEYITTCENAKFKKILRLLNYVDRNVNRDGKFRGLNILEIRIISVDSNWRGKGVAKALVEKTLEIGKEKGLHICRVDCSSYFSGKLCARLGFEQIYELNYADYVDEDGNPIFSPAFPHTAIVTYIKKL; translated from the exons ATGGATtatcatattcaaataatcacCAAAGATGATAAGCTTAGAATACTTAAATTTCTCAGAAGGTTCTTCTTCAGAGATGAACCGCTTAATCATTCGATTGAGTTAATACCAGAAAGCGAGGATAGCACTTGTCTCGAATTGGAAGAATATTGTAGCATGTCTTCCCTTGAAAATAATCTCAGTCTTATGGCAGTCTCGACGAACGGTGCTATAATAGGTGTTATATTAAATG gAAAGATGGATCCTCCGAAAGATGAAGAACCAGAATATATAACTACATGTGAAAacgcaaaattcaaaaaaattctaagattattaaattacgtaGATCGAAATGTAAATCGCGATGGAAAATTTCggggattaaatattttagaaatcagAATAATCTCTGTAGATTCAAACTGGCGCGGTAAAGGGGTTGCCAAAGCGCTTGTAGAAAAAACACT tgaaattggaaaagaaaaaggcttGCATATTTGTCGTGTGGACTGCTCATCCTATTTTTCCGGAAAACTTTGCGCGCGACTTGGTTTTGAACAAATATATGAACTTAATTATGCAGATTATGTAGATGAAGATGGTAATCCTATATTTTCTCCAGCATTTCCACATACAGCAATTGTTACGTACATTAAGAAATTGTGA
- the LOC107999535 gene encoding arginase-1 has product MNSLRKIQSVIIRLGNRYYKKLGIIGVPFEKGQHKRGVAQGPEVIREAGLMKELELLGLDVKDYGNILYEAKNVTQVDNMTHLGDVAGCTSKLSEQFQQVLKKDRRVLTIGGDHSLGIGTIDGHVKKKGDIALIWVDAHADLNTNKTSTTGLFHGMPVALLTSELADYWPHLPGMDWQKPMLSIRNVAYIGLREVDSYERLVIEKFGITAFGMEDIERYGIHDVTYMALNKIDPNDSRSIHVSFDIDSLDPLEAPCTGTPVRGGLSLREAIHLMEVLYRTKRLNALDIVEINPYIGNKYDVGLTVKAAIHIIQAGFGYSRRGLRVPKGVTDMPLQTIK; this is encoded by the exons atgaattcattaagaaaaatacaaagtgTTATTATTAGACTAGGAAATCGTTATTACAAAAAACTTGGAATTATTGGAGTACCATTTGAAAAAGGCCAg catAAGAGAGGTGTAGCACAAGGTCCAGAAGTAATTAGAGAAGCTGgattaatgaaagaattagaattattag gatTAGATGTAAAAGATTAtggcaatattttatatgaagcaAAAAATGTAACTCAGGTAGATAACATGACACACTTAGGTGATGTTGCTGGTTGTACAAGCAAATTATCTGAACAATTTCAACAAGTTTTGAAGAAAGATCGAAGAGTATTAACCATTGGTGGTGACCATAGTCTAGGAATTGGAACTATAGATGGTCATGTTaag aaaaaaggagatatAGCTTTAATATGGGTTGATGCTCATGcagatttaaatacaaataaaactaGCACTACTGGACTATTTCATGGAATGCCTGTAGCATTATTAACTTCTGAATTAGCTGATTATTGGCCACATCTTCCAGGAATGGATTGGCAAAAACCAat gcTGTCTATCAGAAATGTAGCTTACATTGGATTAAGAGAAGTTGATAGTTATGAAAGACTAGTTATTGAGAAATTTGGTATTACTGCTTTTGGCATGGAAGATATAGAAAGATatg gcaTTCATGATGTTACTTATAtggcattaaataaaatagatcccAATGATTCAAGATCAATACATGTTAGTTTCGATATTGATTCATTAGATCCTTTGGAAGCACCGTGTACAGGAACTCCTG tacgTGGTGGATTATCATTGAGAGAAGCTATTCATTTAATGGAAGTTCTCTATAGAACTAAGAGATTGAATGCATTAGATATTGTAGAAATAAATCCTTATATTGGTAATAAATATGATGTTGGATTAACTGTTAAAGCTgctatacatattattcaagCTGGCTTTGGATATAGTAGAAGAGGTCTTAGAGTTCCGAAAGGTGTTACAGATATGCCATtacaaacaattaaataa